A stretch of Sinimarinibacterium sp. NLF-5-8 DNA encodes these proteins:
- the trbL gene encoding P-type conjugative transfer protein TrbL, translating to MNDVTIIDQFLNTFAAYIDSGFGLLRGEVAFLTATLIVIDMTIAGLYWAMSHATGQGEDVIAKLLRKVLYVGAFAYIINNFNWLASIVFRSFAGLGITATGSAITMENFLQPGRLAKTGIDAGAPILEQIGEMAGFPEVFVNLDPIVVMFLAWLVVVLCFFVLAIQLFITLIEFKLTTLAGFVLVPFALWNKTAFLAEKVLGNVVASGVKVLVLAVIVGIGSGLFAQFQVHPAEPSIDHALVIMLASLTLLALGIFGPGIATGLVSGAPQLGAGAMAGAAVGAAGTAVAIGAAATGVGGAVAAGARMAPAAAKLAGSGARAATSAASSAKSAFQAGSAAAGGGAKGAMAGLGNVAKTGAQAAGRGAASHASAAGQRMAAPFRAGWNGAAAAGGAGAASGQSAAGEAASGAATAQTQEQPAWAKRLHRRQQLTHAATTTAHALRGGDGGGSGQGPSLRDSDS from the coding sequence ATGAATGACGTGACCATCATCGACCAGTTCCTCAACACCTTTGCCGCTTATATCGACTCGGGTTTCGGGCTGCTGCGGGGCGAAGTGGCGTTCCTCACGGCCACGCTGATCGTCATCGACATGACGATCGCCGGCCTGTATTGGGCCATGAGCCATGCCACCGGCCAGGGCGAGGACGTGATCGCCAAGCTGCTGCGCAAGGTGCTCTACGTCGGTGCCTTCGCCTACATCATCAATAACTTCAACTGGCTGGCCAGCATCGTGTTCCGCTCGTTTGCGGGATTGGGCATCACCGCCACCGGCTCGGCCATCACGATGGAGAACTTCTTGCAGCCGGGCCGGCTGGCGAAAACCGGCATCGACGCCGGGGCGCCGATTCTGGAGCAGATCGGCGAGATGGCGGGCTTTCCCGAAGTGTTCGTGAACCTCGACCCCATCGTGGTGATGTTCCTCGCGTGGCTGGTCGTGGTCTTGTGCTTCTTCGTGCTGGCGATCCAACTGTTCATCACGCTGATCGAGTTCAAGCTGACCACGCTCGCCGGATTCGTGCTGGTGCCATTCGCGCTCTGGAACAAGACCGCGTTCCTCGCCGAAAAGGTCTTGGGCAACGTGGTGGCCTCCGGCGTCAAGGTTCTGGTGCTGGCCGTGATCGTCGGTATCGGCTCGGGCTTGTTCGCTCAGTTCCAAGTCCATCCCGCCGAGCCGTCTATTGACCACGCGCTGGTCATCATGCTGGCCTCGCTCACCTTGCTGGCGCTCGGGATCTTCGGCCCCGGCATCGCCACGGGCCTCGTCTCCGGTGCGCCGCAGCTCGGCGCTGGCGCAATGGCCGGTGCTGCTGTCGGCGCTGCCGGCACGGCCGTCGCCATCGGCGCCGCCGCGACGGGCGTGGGTGGCGCCGTGGCTGCTGGTGCGCGCATGGCCCCGGCTGCCGCCAAGCTGGCCGGTAGCGGTGCGCGCGCCGCCACGTCGGCGGCCAGCAGTGCTAAGTCGGCGTTCCAGGCCGGTTCCGCCGCCGCTGGCGGCGGCGCAAAGGGCGCGATGGCGGGCCTGGGCAACGTCGCCAAGACCGGCGCGCAGGCAGCCGGGCGAGGCGCTGCATCCCACGCTTCCGCTGCCGGGCAGCGAATGGCCGCTCCCTTCCGCGCTGGCTGGAATGGCGCTGCTGCCGCTGGCGGCGCGGGTGCGGCATCCGGTCAGAGTGCCGCAGGCGAGGCCGCATCCGGTGCCGCTACGGCGCAGACACAGGAACAGCCCGCTTGGGCCAAGCGCCTGCATCGCCGCCAGCAACTCACCCACGCCGCGACCACCACCGCCCACGCGCTGCGCGGTGGCGATGGCGGCGGCTCCGGCCAGGGGCCGAGCCTGCGCGATTCCGATTCATAA
- the trbF gene encoding conjugal transfer protein TrbF codes for MRFKKPQVRYADTPQPATPYQAAGQVWDERIGSPRVQAKNWRLMAFGCLTLALLMAGGLVWRSAQSIVTPYVVEVDNAGQVRAVGEAATPYRPNDAQTAHHIARFVTLVRSLSIDPIVVRQNWLDAYDYTTDKGAAVLNDYARVNDPFARIGKESVTVQITSVVRASDTSFNVRWTERRYVNGAAAGLERWTAVVSIVLQPPRTEERLRKNPLGIYVNGLSWSRELDSSEGAKP; via the coding sequence ATGCGATTCAAGAAACCGCAGGTGCGCTACGCCGACACGCCGCAGCCTGCCACGCCGTACCAAGCTGCCGGCCAGGTGTGGGACGAGCGCATCGGCTCGCCGCGCGTGCAGGCGAAGAACTGGCGCCTGATGGCCTTCGGCTGCCTGACGCTTGCGCTGCTGATGGCCGGCGGCCTGGTGTGGCGCTCGGCGCAATCCATCGTGACGCCCTACGTCGTGGAGGTGGACAACGCGGGCCAGGTACGCGCCGTGGGCGAAGCCGCCACGCCATACCGGCCCAACGATGCGCAGACCGCGCACCACATCGCGCGCTTCGTGACGCTGGTGCGCTCGCTGTCCATCGACCCCATCGTCGTCCGCCAGAACTGGCTGGACGCCTACGACTACACGACCGACAAGGGCGCGGCCGTGCTCAACGACTACGCACGGGTCAACGACCCGTTCGCGCGCATCGGCAAGGAGTCGGTGACGGTGCAGATCACCAGCGTCGTGCGCGCAAGCGACACGTCTTTCAACGTGCGCTGGACGGAACGCCGCTACGTCAACGGCGCCGCGGCGGGCTTGGAGCGGTGGACGGCCGTGGTGTCCATCGTGCTCCAGCCGCCGCGCACCGAAGAACGCCTGCGCAAGAACCCCCTGGGCATCTACGTCAACGGCCTGTCGTGGAGCCGCGAACTGGATTCTTCCGAAGGAGCCAAGCCATGA
- a CDS encoding EexN family lipoprotein: MRCVLVLCVALLAACGEQPADHLADALAADPARLKALRAQCAADRQATGEDACRAAAEAFRRRFFSGQAGPDEYQTLADLPPIPPSFEEPADGMAPAVPAEPEDTP; encoded by the coding sequence ATGCGATGCGTCCTCGTCCTGTGTGTCGCGCTGCTTGCCGCTTGCGGCGAGCAGCCGGCCGACCACCTTGCCGATGCCCTGGCCGCCGATCCCGCGCGGCTGAAGGCATTGCGCGCGCAATGCGCGGCCGACCGGCAGGCCACGGGCGAGGACGCTTGCCGTGCCGCCGCCGAAGCCTTCCGGCGGCGCTTCTTCTCCGGCCAGGCCGGGCCGGATGAATACCAGACGTTGGCCGACCTGCCGCCGATCCCGCCGAGCTTCGAGGAACCGGCCGATGGCATGGCGCCGGCCGTTCCCGCCGAACCGGAGGACACGCCATGA